One window of Anaerolineales bacterium genomic DNA carries:
- a CDS encoding DUF1116 domain-containing protein, whose protein sequence is MDIDQANTTAVNRLMEARPILKAVATARDVIPGMKDNLFLHAGPPIEWARMSGPLKGAIIGAMLFEGVAASEAEATAMVERGEVEFDSCHHHGAVGPMAGVTSASMKVYVVENAEHGNKSFSNLNEGYGKVLRYGAYSDEVLKKLYWMNDVLGVALADALAASNGVDMRALMSEALHMGDEGHNRNKAGSLLYLKLISPLIAKTMKDSAAMSEVLQFIGDNALSVLNPVMAACKAMTDAAHGVEGSTIVTTMARNGTDFGIRVSGLGEKQWFTAPAEIPVGLFFSGFSQADANPDIGDSAITETAGIGGFAMATAPAIVTFVGGTPKDAMNATLEMYEITFAESKYFTMPSLDFRGTPTGIDIRKVVELGITPRINTGIAHKNAGVGQVGAGLVRPPLAIFEEALVAFAEKYKI, encoded by the coding sequence ATGGACATAGACCAAGCCAATACCACCGCAGTAAATCGCCTCATGGAAGCGCGACCAATTCTCAAAGCAGTCGCAACCGCGCGCGATGTCATCCCTGGGATGAAGGATAACCTGTTCCTGCATGCGGGTCCGCCGATTGAGTGGGCGCGGATGTCGGGTCCGTTGAAAGGCGCGATCATCGGCGCGATGCTGTTCGAGGGCGTAGCGGCGTCCGAAGCAGAGGCAACTGCAATGGTGGAAAGAGGCGAAGTCGAATTTGATTCGTGTCATCATCATGGCGCGGTCGGTCCGATGGCGGGGGTCACCTCCGCTTCGATGAAAGTCTACGTGGTGGAAAATGCCGAGCATGGCAACAAGTCGTTTTCGAATTTGAATGAAGGCTACGGAAAAGTTTTGCGCTACGGCGCGTACAGCGATGAGGTGTTGAAGAAACTGTATTGGATGAACGATGTGCTGGGCGTCGCGCTGGCGGATGCGCTGGCGGCGTCGAATGGCGTTGATATGCGCGCGCTGATGAGTGAGGCTCTGCACATGGGCGACGAAGGACATAACCGCAACAAGGCGGGGTCGCTGTTGTATTTGAAGTTGATCTCACCGTTGATCGCAAAGACGATGAAGGATAGCGCGGCGATGTCTGAGGTGTTGCAGTTCATCGGCGACAACGCGTTGAGCGTGTTGAACCCCGTGATGGCGGCGTGCAAAGCGATGACCGACGCGGCACATGGCGTGGAGGGCTCGACGATTGTCACCACAATGGCGCGCAACGGCACGGACTTTGGAATCAGAGTCAGCGGACTCGGCGAGAAGCAATGGTTCACGGCTCCCGCCGAAATTCCAGTGGGTCTGTTCTTCTCGGGCTTTTCCCAAGCGGACGCCAATCCCGACATCGGCGACAGCGCCATCACTGAAACCGCAGGCATCGGTGGATTCGCCATGGCGACTGCGCCCGCGATTGTCACGTTCGTCGGTGGCACGCCGAAAGATGCGATGAATGCGACGCTTGAAATGTATGAGATCACATTTGCCGAAAGCAAATACTTTACGATGCCATCACTTGATTTCCGCGGCACACCGACGGGCATTGATATTCGCAAAGTTGTTGAGCTTGGAATCACACCGCGCATCAACACAGGCATTGCGCACAAGAATGCAGGTGTGGGTCAGGTGGGAGCGGGGTTGGTGAGACCGCCGCTGGCTATTTTTGAGGAGGCGTTGGTGGCGTTTGCAGAGAAATACAAAATCTGA
- a CDS encoding four helix bundle protein, protein MPTSLEDVRVLKSAEQVADAIYKVAHGWNDFAKDVVGKQIARAADSVGANIAESFGRYHFGEKIQFLYYARGSVFETKYWLNRASARELMSSADSQNYVTRLTDIARQLNLYISSLKGQRSGEITVAKTVKESPVEYLKSRSPDDFPDILFDETDIAWLESPPTLSIL, encoded by the coding sequence ATGCCGACTTCTTTAGAGGATGTCAGAGTCTTGAAGAGCGCTGAGCAAGTGGCTGACGCGATCTACAAAGTTGCTCATGGATGGAACGATTTCGCCAAAGATGTTGTGGGCAAGCAAATTGCTCGCGCCGCTGATTCTGTTGGAGCGAATATCGCCGAGTCATTTGGGCGGTATCATTTTGGGGAGAAAATCCAGTTTCTGTATTATGCTCGTGGAAGTGTATTCGAGACCAAGTACTGGCTCAATCGAGCCTCTGCTCGTGAACTGATGTCTTCTGCTGATTCTCAAAATTACGTCACCCGTCTAACCGACATAGCCCGTCAACTCAATTTGTACATCTCCAGCCTCAAAGGTCAACGCTCTGGTGAAATTACCGTTGCTAAAACCGTAAAAGAAAGTCCCGTCGAATATCTTAAATCACGCTCGCCAGACGATTTTCCAGACATCCTTTTTGACGAAACCGACATCGCCTGGCTGGAATCACCGCCCACACTCTCAATTCTCTAA
- a CDS encoding cyclase family protein → MKIYDLSQDLNADASFWPFYPPFEVKYIKRKAEQGVNAQYIMTSNHMGTHLDAPKHFVTHGKTIDQIPIEWCYGPGVIVDLSDMLDDLGLFTPEDIEKRVEVKDGDILFIHTGWHKYSFFSPTGDEERYIQRHPGPHYSICDWLLKKKIHIWGVDMISTDHPMNLPIGRFLGKGGLEHWQKVRAKTEAIYGADKMDELFPDSAYQLTHNALFPHDCIHVENLGGDIGLKELHNKRITLGVFPWKFKGGEAAFCRAVAWA, encoded by the coding sequence ATGAAAATCTACGACCTTTCCCAAGACCTGAACGCCGACGCTTCGTTCTGGCCCTTCTACCCGCCGTTTGAAGTGAAATACATCAAACGCAAAGCGGAGCAGGGAGTGAATGCCCAGTACATTATGACGTCGAATCACATGGGCACGCATTTGGATGCGCCCAAACATTTCGTGACTCACGGCAAGACGATTGACCAGATCCCGATCGAGTGGTGCTACGGTCCGGGAGTGATCGTGGATTTGAGCGACATGCTCGATGACCTGGGCTTGTTTACACCCGAAGACATTGAAAAACGTGTTGAAGTCAAAGACGGCGATATCCTCTTCATTCACACCGGCTGGCACAAATATTCATTCTTCAGCCCAACGGGTGATGAAGAACGATATATTCAAAGACACCCGGGTCCGCATTACAGCATCTGCGACTGGCTGTTGAAGAAAAAGATCCACATCTGGGGCGTGGACATGATCTCCACCGATCACCCGATGAACCTGCCCATCGGTCGCTTCCTCGGCAAAGGCGGATTGGAACATTGGCAGAAGGTCCGCGCGAAGACCGAAGCGATCTACGGCGCGGACAAGATGGATGAGCTGTTCCCCGATTCGGCATATCAATTGACCCACAACGCCCTCTTCCCGCACGATTGCATCCACGTGGAGAATCTCGGCGGCGACATCGGTTTGAAGGAACTGCACAACAAGCGCATCACCCTCGGCGTCTTCCCGTGGAAGTTCAAAGGTGGAGAGGCAGCGTTTTGTAGGGCGGTGGCGTGGGCATAA
- a CDS encoding xanthine dehydrogenase family protein molybdopterin-binding subunit, which translates to MATRYFGERIKRNEDPRLLTGQGLYVDDVDLPNMLHAAFVRSPYAHARINNIDVSQALQRKGVIAVYTANDLGDYWKPGPLLVSPPPVKDIVFNEKTQVPLAKDKVKFAGEPIVMVLAESRYIAEDALADIQVNYEPLEAVVDLEKALQADSPMIHEVIGSNIAAHVVQTKGDYESAKKEAALVIKRRFSYEHGCAAAMENRGIVAEWDKRAGRLTVWDTTQAPVVIRNGLAGMLGLSERQVRVIAPFIGGGFGPKIMMFYQEEVLVPWAAMKLNRPVKWIEDRAENFVATTHERGQIHDAEIAFDKDGHILGVHDVFLHDTGAYAPYGLTVALNSQANVLGLYDIKNYYSEFTAVFTNKTIVTPYRGAGRQHGVFVIERALDIAAKELKIDRAEIRRRNFIQPNQFPYNNEIIYQDFAPLVYDSGNYEPLLDETLKRMDYHKFVNEIQPKLRAEGKHVGIGIVAYVEGTGIGPYEGAKVQVMGSGRVSVVTGVGTQGQGHFTSYAQIVAEQIGVSVDKIDVVTGDTDQFYWGAGTFASRGAVVAGNAINEAAKVVRKKILKLASEHFNAPEDELELADGEVRVADMPRQSISLGELANKANPTRGAVKPGTEPGLEATNYFGPERGATASGIHAMIVEVNPETMQIQIQKYLVVHDCGKVINPLILDGQIHGGVAQGIGNAFYERLAYDENGQLLNGTFMDYHLPTSLDVPRIETGHGETLSPLNPMGVKGAGEAGAIPVGPLFAQALEDALYDVDFEVLEIPLNSNRLWELVSGK; encoded by the coding sequence ATGGCAACACGATACTTCGGCGAACGGATCAAACGCAACGAAGACCCGCGTCTGCTTACGGGGCAGGGATTGTACGTGGACGACGTGGATTTACCGAACATGCTCCACGCGGCTTTCGTGCGGAGTCCGTATGCGCATGCGCGGATCAACAACATTGATGTTTCGCAAGCCTTACAGCGCAAGGGCGTGATTGCCGTTTACACCGCGAACGACCTGGGCGATTACTGGAAGCCTGGTCCGTTGTTGGTTTCGCCGCCGCCTGTCAAGGACATCGTCTTCAATGAGAAGACGCAGGTTCCGCTTGCGAAGGATAAGGTCAAGTTTGCGGGCGAGCCGATCGTGATGGTGCTGGCGGAGAGTCGTTACATCGCTGAAGATGCACTGGCTGATATTCAAGTGAACTACGAACCACTCGAGGCGGTCGTGGATTTGGAGAAAGCCCTGCAAGCGGACAGTCCCATGATCCACGAAGTGATCGGCTCAAACATTGCCGCACATGTTGTGCAGACGAAGGGGGATTATGAATCGGCGAAGAAAGAGGCGGCGCTGGTCATCAAGCGGCGATTCAGTTACGAGCATGGCTGTGCCGCTGCGATGGAGAATCGCGGCATCGTCGCGGAGTGGGATAAGCGCGCGGGTAGGCTAACTGTCTGGGATACGACTCAGGCTCCCGTCGTGATTCGAAACGGATTGGCTGGGATGCTGGGGTTGTCGGAGCGGCAAGTCCGAGTCATCGCGCCGTTCATCGGCGGCGGATTCGGTCCGAAGATCATGATGTTCTACCAGGAGGAAGTGCTCGTCCCGTGGGCGGCGATGAAGTTGAACCGCCCCGTCAAATGGATCGAAGACCGCGCCGAAAATTTTGTCGCCACCACCCACGAGCGCGGACAGATACACGATGCGGAGATCGCATTCGATAAGGACGGTCACATTCTCGGCGTGCATGATGTCTTTCTGCACGACACGGGCGCGTATGCGCCGTATGGTCTGACCGTGGCGCTCAACTCACAAGCCAACGTGCTGGGGTTGTACGACATCAAGAATTATTACAGCGAATTCACGGCGGTGTTCACCAACAAGACCATCGTCACGCCGTATCGCGGCGCGGGCAGGCAGCATGGCGTGTTTGTGATCGAACGCGCGTTGGACATTGCCGCAAAAGAGTTGAAGATCGACCGCGCTGAAATTCGCAGGCGCAATTTCATCCAGCCGAATCAGTTCCCGTATAACAACGAGATCATCTATCAGGATTTTGCGCCGCTGGTGTACGACAGCGGCAATTACGAACCACTGCTCGACGAGACGCTCAAACGCATGGACTATCACAAGTTCGTCAACGAAATTCAACCGAAGTTACGCGCCGAAGGCAAACACGTTGGCATCGGCATTGTGGCATATGTCGAAGGGACGGGCATCGGTCCCTACGAGGGGGCAAAAGTACAGGTGATGGGAAGCGGGCGCGTGTCGGTCGTCACGGGCGTGGGCACGCAGGGACAGGGTCACTTCACGAGTTACGCGCAGATCGTCGCCGAGCAGATCGGCGTGAGCGTGGACAAGATCGACGTGGTGACAGGCGACACCGACCAGTTCTATTGGGGCGCAGGCACGTTCGCCAGCCGCGGCGCGGTGGTGGCGGGCAATGCCATCAACGAAGCCGCGAAAGTGGTGCGCAAGAAAATTCTCAAACTCGCTTCCGAACACTTCAACGCGCCCGAGGATGAACTCGAACTCGCCGACGGTGAAGTGCGCGTGGCAGATATGCCGCGCCAATCCATTTCGCTGGGTGAGTTGGCGAACAAAGCCAACCCGACGCGCGGCGCGGTCAAGCCTGGGACAGAGCCTGGGTTGGAGGCGACCAACTATTTCGGTCCAGAACGAGGCGCCACTGCCAGCGGCATCCACGCCATGATCGTGGAAGTGAATCCCGAGACGATGCAGATCCAAATCCAAAAATATCTCGTCGTGCATGATTGCGGCAAGGTCATCAATCCGCTGATTCTCGATGGACAGATTCACGGCGGCGTGGCGCAGGGCATCGGCAATGCGTTTTACGAGCGGCTGGCGTACGACGAGAACGGGCAGCTGCTCAACGGCACGTTCATGGATTATCACCTGCCCACCAGCCTGGATGTGCCGCGCATCGAAACGGGACACGGCGAAACGCTCTCGCCGCTCAACCCGATGGGCGTGAAAGGCGCGGGCGAAGCAGGTGCGATACCTGTCGGTCCGCTGTTTGCGCAGGCGTTGGAGGATGCGTTGTATGATGTGGATTTTGAGGTGCTGGAGATTCCGTTGAATTCGAATCGACTTTGGGAATTAGTAAGTGGTAAGTAG
- a CDS encoding zinc-ribbon domain-containing protein: MKKCQNCGHENADGYDFCIKCGADLRSISSAQTTLPSQPSDSQPIKNQGGARFKLLEENLAPADSELEVRTYHCTSFKSLLLSLNAEGYLVVTNKRVVFHAFGTSFAGKSILQSEVPIEDVSGISIYKGSYFSLTHLLGAFFLSIFFGNVVITILASIILALARFFLQDQSLINLDVESLETTAKVLYLALQVLLWILAFASLVISFFLSKQSIFRSAFATLAAFTLTVLGSLSYISNEIQDYLNSEQSTGGSGFVLVLAMFVVIYALVCFFWYSRRPTMSLAVGSKGGSSTPIAISGISSFGIYNTAASKALSAEPAEDAEALVKELGAMVMDIQTLGDLGVNQWRAK, from the coding sequence ATGAAAAAATGTCAAAATTGTGGACACGAAAATGCAGATGGGTATGATTTTTGCATTAAATGTGGCGCAGATTTACGTTCAATATCATCTGCTCAAACAACACTTCCCTCACAACCAAGCGATAGTCAGCCAATCAAAAATCAGGGAGGTGCCAGATTCAAACTTCTAGAAGAAAATCTTGCACCTGCCGATAGTGAACTAGAAGTTCGAACCTATCATTGTACAAGTTTCAAATCGTTACTTCTCAGCCTAAATGCTGAGGGTTATCTTGTAGTTACCAACAAGCGTGTCGTTTTTCATGCATTCGGTACTTCATTTGCAGGTAAAAGTATTCTTCAAAGCGAGGTTCCCATTGAAGACGTATCGGGTATCAGTATATATAAAGGATCATATTTTAGCTTGACACATCTTTTGGGGGCTTTCTTCTTGTCCATCTTTTTTGGCAACGTTGTAATCACTATATTAGCCAGCATAATATTAGCTTTGGCACGCTTCTTCCTTCAAGATCAATCTCTCATCAATCTTGATGTTGAGTCGTTGGAAACTACCGCGAAAGTTTTGTATTTAGCGTTGCAAGTTTTGCTGTGGATTCTTGCTTTCGCTTCACTAGTAATTTCTTTCTTTCTCTCAAAACAGAGTATATTCCGTTCTGCATTTGCAACATTGGCGGCTTTTACCCTAACTGTGTTGGGCAGCTTAAGTTACATTTCAAATGAAATTCAGGACTATCTCAACAGCGAACAAAGTACGGGAGGTTCTGGTTTCGTTCTTGTTCTTGCGATGTTTGTGGTCATCTATGCGCTGGTTTGTTTCTTTTGGTATTCTAGACGCCCGACCATGTCGTTAGCTGTTGGTTCCAAAGGTGGTTCAAGTACTCCTATCGCTATATCTGGTATCTCCAGTTTTGGCATTTACAACACAGCGGCATCCAAAGCATTATCGGCAGAACCTGCTGAAGATGCAGAAGCCTTGGTAAAGGAGTTAGGCGCTATGGTCATGGATATTCAAACGCTTGGCGATTTAGGCGTTAACCAATGGCGCGCAAAATAA
- a CDS encoding type IV secretion system DNA-binding domain-containing protein, whose product MAKKNIEVFEGHELRDNPPEFSSEYPRCLLIGNGANNQETKISLNDELFSKHILFLGGIGTGKTNAIFQIMEQLRKNMTQNDVMLVFDTKGDYYNEFYRKGDIVFSNDEKATGAGGEDYWNIFKEVGLEESIEESIFEITRALFYEKIEHSTQPFFPNAAKDIFSAILLHFFRSNGPSKTNNAQIRTFLDQSPSSEIRAMLESHLDLRAMISYISDDRSPQTQGVISELQQLAREILIGNFRKAGNLSIREAIRNKGGRVIFVEYDLGLGNILTPIYRLILDLAIKEALCRKKSEGNVWFIIDEFRLVPNLQHVDDGVNFGRSLGAKFIIGVQSVEQVFHAYGEALARSMLSGFMTTVAFRVNDSATRTFVQQLFGKNRKRETYMATVASRGLVEQVREANVVEDWDINSLSIGKAIIGLPSQEPFLFHFKKYDKS is encoded by the coding sequence ATGGCGAAGAAGAATATTGAAGTTTTCGAGGGGCATGAATTAAGAGACAATCCACCAGAGTTCTCTAGTGAGTATCCTCGTTGTTTATTAATTGGGAATGGGGCTAATAATCAAGAAACTAAAATATCGTTAAACGATGAGTTGTTTAGTAAGCATATTCTTTTTCTTGGGGGAATAGGAACTGGAAAGACAAATGCCATCTTCCAAATAATGGAACAGCTACGCAAAAATATGACACAAAATGATGTCATGCTCGTTTTTGATACCAAAGGAGATTATTACAACGAATTCTATCGAAAAGGGGATATAGTTTTCAGCAACGATGAGAAAGCAACAGGCGCAGGCGGTGAAGATTACTGGAATATCTTCAAAGAGGTCGGCTTGGAAGAATCTATTGAAGAGAGCATCTTCGAGATTACACGCGCCTTATTTTACGAGAAAATTGAGCATTCTACACAGCCTTTCTTTCCCAATGCTGCAAAAGATATTTTCTCGGCAATCTTATTGCACTTCTTCCGTTCAAATGGGCCGTCGAAAACAAATAATGCACAGATACGCACTTTCTTGGATCAATCTCCTTCATCGGAAATTCGGGCGATGCTAGAGTCTCATTTGGATTTACGCGCCATGATCAGCTATATATCCGATGATCGTTCCCCTCAGACGCAAGGCGTTATCTCTGAGCTTCAACAATTAGCGCGTGAAATATTAATAGGAAATTTCCGAAAAGCAGGAAATCTTTCCATCCGAGAGGCAATTCGCAATAAAGGAGGGCGGGTTATTTTCGTTGAGTACGATTTAGGTCTGGGAAATATACTGACACCAATCTATCGTCTTATACTAGACCTTGCTATTAAGGAAGCACTTTGCCGAAAAAAAAGTGAAGGTAATGTTTGGTTCATTATTGATGAGTTTAGATTAGTGCCAAATTTACAACATGTTGATGATGGTGTTAATTTTGGGAGAAGCCTTGGAGCTAAGTTCATCATAGGAGTCCAAAGCGTTGAACAGGTATTTCATGCCTACGGAGAAGCACTGGCCCGCAGCATGTTATCAGGGTTTATGACAACTGTTGCTTTTCGTGTAAATGATTCAGCAACCCGCACATTTGTGCAGCAACTATTTGGAAAGAACCGTAAGCGAGAGACCTACATGGCTACAGTTGCTTCACGCGGATTAGTAGAACAAGTTCGGGAGGCTAATGTTGTGGAAGATTGGGATATAAACAGCCTGTCAATTGGAAAAGCAATAATTGGACTACCTTCTCAAGAACCTTTTCTTTTTCATTTCAAAAAGTACGATAAGAGTTGA
- a CDS encoding zinc-ribbon domain-containing protein yields the protein MKCPHCGDQHPDQASFCPKTGKTLKQPDVCANCGANLPSDVSFCPVCGTAVNSTQSSIIQLKISQVLKQPRVRLALIICFIFAFGMCAMVLSNIKPITPAQQIPTKNTTISTPTLRKFSTATTRPTSLPTTKPISTQINLQPIPADYKCPDRNRINLQVGAFAEIVKLDVNLREQPIVPQVSDANVILVLRKGDKVQVIDGPTCSHDGTWWKVKTESGRVGWAREISKGNVLLTRTDE from the coding sequence ATGAAATGTCCTCATTGTGGCGATCAACATCCTGATCAAGCAAGTTTTTGCCCCAAGACTGGCAAGACACTAAAACAGCCCGATGTCTGTGCAAATTGCGGAGCAAATCTTCCATCCGATGTAAGTTTTTGTCCCGTCTGCGGAACGGCGGTAAATAGTACACAATCGAGCATAATACAACTCAAAATTAGCCAAGTGCTAAAACAGCCACGCGTTCGATTGGCATTAATCATTTGTTTTATTTTTGCATTTGGTATGTGTGCTATGGTCTTAAGCAACATCAAGCCAATAACTCCTGCTCAGCAAATTCCTACCAAAAATACAACCATATCTACACCTACTCTACGGAAATTTTCTACTGCTACCACTAGGCCTACATCACTCCCGACAACTAAACCCATCTCAACACAAATTAACCTCCAACCTATTCCAGCAGACTATAAATGTCCCGATAGAAATAGGATAAATTTGCAAGTAGGTGCTTTTGCTGAAATAGTAAAATTAGATGTCAATCTTCGCGAGCAACCAATAGTTCCGCAAGTTAGCGATGCAAATGTGATTCTTGTACTTCGGAAAGGAGATAAAGTACAAGTTATCGATGGGCCGACATGCTCGCATGATGGAACTTGGTGGAAAGTAAAAACTGAGTCGGGCAGAGTTGGCTGGGCTCGAGAAATTTCAAAAGGCAATGTTCTATTAACTCGCACTGATGAATAA
- a CDS encoding BrnA antitoxin family protein, with the protein MKKEYNFSKGKRGAVRPAPKGKTRITIRIDDDILDWFRGEVDAAGGGNYQTLINNALREYITHQQEPIEVILRRVVREELHNVSH; encoded by the coding sequence ATGAAGAAAGAATATAACTTCAGCAAAGGCAAGCGTGGAGCGGTTCGCCCTGCGCCGAAGGGCAAAACGCGGATCACCATTCGCATCGACGACGATATTTTGGATTGGTTTCGCGGTGAAGTGGACGCCGCAGGTGGCGGTAATTATCAGACATTGATTAATAATGCTTTGCGCGAATATATTACCCACCAGCAGGAGCCCATCGAGGTAATTCTTCGGCGGGTTGTGCGCGAGGAACTGCACAACGTTTCGCACTGA
- a CDS encoding NAD(P)-dependent alcohol dehydrogenase has protein sequence MSKRPTDITYEEAAAVPFGGLEALHSLDRANIQRGQKVLIVGAGGSIGTYSVQLAKHYGAEVTGVDSGGKLEMLRSIGADHVIDYTREDYTKNGQNYDVIIDTIGGSPFAGSVRSLTENGTYLNVNPRWHHRLQMGWSKGKSDKKLLFWEGSYTTRNLLRLKELVEAGAIKPVIDRVYPLEQIAEAHRYVETDQKKGNVVITMRSEG, from the coding sequence ATGTCCAAAAGACCGACGGACATCACCTATGAGGAAGCCGCTGCCGTCCCATTTGGCGGACTCGAAGCCTTACATTCCCTCGATAGGGCAAACATCCAACGCGGACAAAAGGTCTTGATCGTCGGCGCGGGCGGGAGCATCGGCACGTATTCTGTCCAACTAGCCAAACATTACGGCGCGGAAGTGACCGGTGTGGACAGCGGCGGAAAGCTCGAAATGCTGCGCTCCATCGGCGCAGACCACGTGATCGATTACACGCGGGAGGATTACACAAAGAACGGACAAAATTACGATGTGATCATAGATACGATCGGCGGGAGCCCGTTTGCAGGGAGTGTCAGGTCGCTAACCGAGAATGGAACTTATCTAAACGTGAATCCCAGGTGGCATCACAGACTTCAAATGGGATGGAGTAAAGGGAAAAGCGATAAGAAGTTACTCTTCTGGGAGGGAAGTTATACGACCAGGAATCTGCTCAGGCTGAAGGAATTGGTCGAGGCAGGAGCAATAAAACCTGTCATCGATAGAGTCTATCCCCTGGAGCAGATCGCCGAAGCGCACCGATATGTCGAAACCGATCAGAAAAAGGGAAATGTGGTGATAACGATGAGGAGTGAAGGCTAG
- a CDS encoding NAD(P)-dependent alcohol dehydrogenase: MKAVIHKKYGPPDVLQFTEVVKPVPTDDQILIKIHAVSINGSDREGMIGKPLYARIGRLPHNNILGSDIAGVVEAVGGNNTEFKVGDEVFGEIPGYHGGFAEYVCTHGRTMMLKPKAMTFEEASAIPQGGIIALNGIAKKGRVRAGQNVLINGAGGSAGIFALQLAKLHGAEVTCVDNPYKLDFLRSLGADHVIDHTREDFTRSGKRFDLILDLIAHRSIFDYARTLKPNGRSLFVGGSVSTLFQILFLGPAIRKMTGKDVGMLMVPQNREDLVVITELIEAGRIRTVIDKTYPFDEIREAMRHVSEGRAKGKVVIKVA; this comes from the coding sequence ATGAAAGCGGTCATCCATAAAAAATACGGACCACCCGATGTTCTTCAATTCACAGAGGTCGTAAAGCCGGTCCCGACCGATGACCAAATACTGATCAAGATCCACGCGGTGTCCATCAACGGCTCTGACCGCGAAGGAATGATCGGCAAGCCGTTGTATGCCCGCATCGGAAGATTGCCCCACAACAACATCCTCGGTTCGGACATCGCGGGAGTGGTGGAGGCAGTGGGCGGCAACAACACCGAATTTAAAGTCGGCGATGAAGTCTTCGGCGAAATACCGGGCTACCATGGAGGCTTTGCCGAATATGTCTGCACGCACGGAAGAACCATGATGCTGAAACCGAAGGCGATGACGTTCGAAGAGGCGTCCGCCATTCCTCAGGGCGGGATCATCGCGCTGAACGGGATCGCCAAAAAAGGACGGGTCCGAGCCGGGCAAAATGTGCTCATCAACGGGGCGGGCGGAAGCGCAGGGATATTCGCGTTACAGCTTGCCAAACTCCACGGCGCGGAAGTGACATGCGTGGACAATCCGTACAAACTGGATTTCCTCCGCTCGCTTGGCGCGGACCATGTGATCGATCACACACGCGAAGACTTTACCAGGAGTGGAAAACGGTTCGACCTCATCCTTGACCTGATCGCCCATCGTTCCATCTTTGACTACGCCCGGACCTTAAAACCCAACGGAAGAAGTCTGTTTGTCGGCGGTTCGGTCTCGACGTTGTTTCAGATATTGTTCCTGGGACCAGCGATCAGAAAAATGACGGGCAAGGATGTGGGCATGCTGATGGTTCCACAGAACCGTGAAGACCTGGTTGTCATCACAGAACTTATCGAGGCTGGCAGGATCCGCACCGTGATCGATAAAACCTATCCGTTCGATGAGATTCGCGAAGCGATGCGCCACGTCAGCGAAGGACGCGCCAAAGGGAAGGTCGTCATAAAGGTTGCCTGA
- a CDS encoding NmrA family NAD(P)-binding protein encodes MILVTGAGGKTGKAIIKSLSNNQEDIYAFVHRQDQVAEIKLSGAEKIIVGDLRDESAIRSAMEAVRAVYHICPNMSPEEDVIGRLVVGEAKKAGVEHFVYHSVLHPQIEVMNHHWQKMRVEEMLLESGIPFTVLQPAPYMQNLLTGWKNIVEEGALRVPYSVEAKFSFLDLEDLAEAARIVLTEPGHINAIYELAGTSPTSHAEVAEIFSRVLNRPVRAEKEEIRDWRLRAKGLNEYARENLVRMFEYYDQWGLAGNPNVLKWLLKREPRSLESFAGRIGK; translated from the coding sequence ATGATACTCGTAACAGGCGCGGGTGGTAAGACGGGCAAAGCCATCATCAAGTCGCTCTCGAACAACCAGGAGGACATCTACGCGTTCGTGCATCGCCAGGATCAGGTCGCAGAGATAAAATTGTCCGGCGCGGAGAAAATCATCGTCGGGGATTTGCGCGATGAGTCCGCCATCCGCTCGGCGATGGAAGCGGTGAGGGCGGTCTATCACATTTGTCCCAACATGAGCCCGGAGGAAGATGTAATTGGCAGGTTGGTAGTTGGGGAAGCAAAGAAGGCGGGCGTGGAGCATTTTGTCTATCACTCGGTATTGCACCCGCAAATTGAAGTGATGAATCATCACTGGCAAAAGATGCGTGTGGAGGAAATGCTCTTAGAGTCTGGGATTCCGTTCACCGTTCTTCAGCCTGCACCGTACATGCAGAATCTGCTGACGGGCTGGAAGAACATCGTCGAGGAGGGAGCGCTGCGCGTTCCGTATTCGGTCGAAGCGAAGTTCAGTTTTCTCGATTTGGAAGACCTTGCCGAAGCCGCACGGATCGTGCTGACCGAGCCGGGTCACATCAATGCGATCTATGAGTTGGCAGGGACGAGTCCCACGTCCCATGCGGAGGTGGCGGAGATTTTCAGCCGCGTATTGAATCGCCCTGTTCGAGCCGAGAAAGAAGAGATTCGAGACTGGAGATTGCGCGCGAAGGGATTGAACGAATATGCGCGGGAGAATCTCGTGCGGATGTTCGAGTATTACGATCAATGGGGACTGGCGGGGAATCCAAATGTGTTGAAGTGGCTCCTGAAGCGCGAGCCGAGATCACTCGAATCTTTTGCCGGTCGAATCGGAAAATAA